TCTGAACACCGAGGCCTACGCGGGTAACCGGTTGCGGGTCCGCCAGGCAAGGGTTCAGTAACAACCGACACAAGGGTGAGAACGACAAGAAACTACGAAATACACGAAAGTCGCGAAAAAAGGAAAAATGCTCCTGTCTCTATTCAGGCTTTTCGCGTGTCTCGTAGTCCCGAGAAGAGAGAAGATGTACCGGTTGTCCTTGAACCTAGAAGCGGCAGTTGGACGACTTTCGAGGTGCGTCCCGCGAGGTGTCCGGCAAGGCACAATGAGGCGCAATAGCTGCGCTGTTGCAACGAGTTATAACACCGCCAGGCGCCGCGCGAGGCGTGCCTCGGGGTCGTAGCGACCCTCACCCAGCCGGCGAACCGGAGTCGCGCCAAGATTCGACCTCATTTCAGCGACTTGAATCGATAGCGAAGCGGTCAACTGTCGTTTCTAGGTTGAAGTGTCGCTAGCGACGGCGGGCGACATGCTCGCGCAGCCGGCGGCGTTTTTTGAGCTGGTGGGGCGTCAGCTTGTTGCGCCGTCCGGCGAAGGGATTGGTGCCGCTGCGCAACTCGATGCGCAGTGGCGTACCTTGCAGCTTCAGCTCGCGCCGGAAACGGTTGACCAGGTAACGCTGATAGCTTGCCGGTACGGCGTCCGTCTGGGTGCCGTGGATGACGATAAGCGGGGGGTTGCGCCCGCCCTGATGGGCATAGCGCAGTTTAATTCGACGCCCATGGACCAGCGGCGGCTGGTGCTCCTGGACAGCGGCCTCGAGCAGGCGGGTCAGCTCCGGCGTCGAGAGGTCGCGGGTGGCGTTGGCGTAGACCCGATCGACCTCGTCGAAGAGCAGGCCGACACCGCTGCCATGTAGGGCCGAGATGAAGTGATAGGCGGCGAAGTCGAGGAAGGCAAGCTTGCGCCCGAGGTCGTCCTTCACCGCCTGTCGGGCCTGCGGGTCGAGTCCATCCCATTTGTTGACCGCGACGACCAGCGCCCGGCCGCTCTCCAGGATGTGCCCGGCCAGTGTCGCGTCGTGCTCGCCGATACCGGCCCGGGCATCGACGACGAGGATTACCACATGGCAAGCGGCGATCGCCTGGAGCGTCTTGATGACGCTGAACTTCTCGATGGTGTCCTGGACTCGGGCGCGGCGGCGTACGCCGGCGGTGTCGATCAGCGTGTAGCGACCATCGAGGCGGTCGAACGGGATGAATACGGTGTCGCGGGTGGTGCCGGGGCTGTCGTAGGTCACCACCCGCTCCTCGCCGAGGAGCCGGTTGATCAGCGTCGATTTGCCGGCGTTGGGGCGCCCGACGATCGCGACCTGGATCCTTTCGGGGTCTTCATCGGCATCGGCCGCCTCGGCACCGCCGACCGCATCGTCGTTCGCCAGCCCCGTCAACACCCGCTCCATCAGGGCCGCGACGCCGCGACCCTGGACGGCGGCGATGGGCACCGGGTCGCCGAGTCCGAGCAGGTGGAAGTCGGCCGTTGCCAGATCCGGATCGCGCTGGTCCGTCTTGTTGACGACCAACGTCAGCGATTTACCGAGGCGGCGCAGCCGTGTAGCGATCTCCGCGTCGCCGGGCACACAGCCATCGTGCGCGTCGACGAGGAACAACAGATGGTCGGCCTCGGCGATGGCGCGTTCGACCTGTCCGGCCATTCGTTCGGCGAGGTCCGTGGTCTCGCCGCCGAGCCCGCCGGTATCGACGACCACGTACGGAACCGGGCCTAGCCGCCCGATACCGTACTGGCGGTCGCGCGTCAGGCCCGGGGTGTCGGCGACGAGGGCGTCGCGGGTCCGAGTGAGTCGATTGAACAGCGTCGACTTGCCGACATTGGGGCGCCCGACGAGCGCGATGACAGGAAGCATCTGCTTAGGGTGCCGGAGGGGCCGGCGGCGTCTGCGCACCACCCGGTTCGGCGATCGCAGGGGCACCGACTGCCGCGGTGGCGGCTGTTGGTGCCGCCGGCTGCGAGGCGCCGAGCGTCAGCGCGGCCAGCGTGCCGTCGTCGGCGAAGACGTAGAGGCGACCGTCGGCGACCAGCGGACGGGCCGTGATACGACCCTTGGCGATCCGGGTGCGGGCGGCGAGATGGCCGTCATTGCGGGCGATGCCGTGCAGGTAGCCGTCGTAGTCACCGACCAAGACGAGATCGCCAAGGAGCGCGGGGGCGCTCAAGCGGCGATGGGCGAGCTGCTCTTGGCGCCAACGTCCGGCGCCGCTCTCGCGATCGGCGGCCCAGACGTAATCATCGGCATCTGTGACGTAGAGCGCATCCTCATCGGCCGCAAGGCCCGAATAGACCGATAGGGTACGCCGCCAGAGGATCGCGCCCGAGGCGACGTCGATGGCCGCCAGGTCGCCGTTGTAGGTGCCGACGTAGACGGTGTCGCCGACGACGACGGGATCCGCGTCCAGGTCGGTGATGCGCTCCAGCTCGGAGCGTCCCGTCGGTGGCGTCACCCGGGTCGTCCACAATGGGACACCCTCGTTCAGGTCGAGCTCGACGAGCCGCCCTCCGGTGAGCCCGACGATCGCGCCGGAGGGCACGATCGCCGGGCTGCTGCTGCCGCGCAGGATCAACACGGGAGTCTGACCGCGGTAGCGCCAGCGCACCTCGCCGTTGGTCGCATCGAAGCCATAGACGTTGTCGTCGAGCGTATGGACGACGACAAGGTCGCCGATGAGCCGCGGTACCGAAAGGATTTCGCTGTCGGCGCGCGAGCGCCACAGCTGGCTGCCATCGACCGCTGAAAGGGCAATCAGGTCGCCGTTCGTCGAGCCGACGATCACCCGACTGCCGTCGCTCGCTGGTCCACCGCTGAGCGGCACGCCGAGATCCGTCCGCCAGACCTGGCGCCCGTCATCGGCGCCGACAGCCGTGACCAGACCGCGGGCGTCGGCGGCGATCACATGGCCACCGCTGATGGCCGGGACGAGATAGAGGCGACGCTTGTCGGTGCCATGACCGACGTCGCGACGCCACAGCACCCGCAGATCGACCTGCGGGCTGAACTTCACCAGCGGCGTCGGAGGATTGGGATCCTTGTCGCCACCGAGCCACGGCAGGGCCGAACAGCCGCTCAAGGCGACCGCTCCAAGGCAGAGGGTCAGGCGCAGCAGCGGCGCGCCTATCCGGTTCCATCGGCGGACGGTCTTCAATTCTCTGGCCCCCTTGGTGTTCTCGGATCAGCCGTCGTTCGGCAGATTGGCGAGCTTGATCTCTATCAGTCGCGCCTGGCTGGCCCCGGCCGCGATCGCTTCGCGATAGGCGGTTCGCGCCTGCTCCTGGTCGCCCTTGGCTGCCGCGATATCTCCACGCAATGCCGCGATCTCACCGGCAAAGGCGCCATTGGCGTCAAGGCCCTGGATGCGCTCGCTCGCCCCGGTGAAATCCTGCTCGGCAACCAGGAGACGTGCCAGACGCAGCGTAGCGATGGTGGCCAAGGCCGGGTCGGGGGCCTCATCGATCGCCGTTTCGAGGGCCTGCTTGGCCCGATCGACATCGTCATCTCCGAGCGCTACGCGGGCCGTCACGAGCGACGCCAAGGCATCGTAGGCAGTGCCGGCGAAGTCGGCTTGCAGGCGGTCGGTGACCTTTTCGGCGGCATCGGCGTCGCCGCTGCCGGACAGCGCGAGGAGTTGCTCGAAGGTCGCCGAGGCCTGCTGCGCCTGGGTGTCCTGGTACCCCTGCCAGGCCCGCCAGCCGAAGACGGCGGCGAGACCCAGGACGACACCGCCAACCACGGCGAGCCCGTTCTCTTTCCACCACTGCTTGATCGCCTCGACCTTCTCTTCGTCGGTTTCGTATTGAGCCACAAATTTCTCCCGTGAAACGCGTTTGATCGATCCTCGCCGTGAATCCTAGGGAAGCGCTGAAATATTCAGTGCTTTCCGTGCGGGGCAGGAACCCCGCCGTCTCCCTAGTCCGACTCGAGCCCCTGTTCGACGAGGTAGTCGGCCAACGACGACAATGGCACCAGCGTCTGCTCCAGCCCTTCGCGCAATGGCTTGACGCCGACGACCCCGGCGTCCAGTTCCGACTCGCCGAGGACCAGGGCGTAACGCGCGCCGCTACGATCAGCCTTCTTGAACTGGCTCTTGAAGCTTCCGCCGCCAGAATGACACATCAGGCGGAGTTCAGGGCAGGCGTCGCGAAGCTCCTCGGCGATCTGCGGGGCACGTGCCTGGGCACGTTCGCCGACGGCGACCAGATAGGCATCGAGCGTTTGGGGCGGCGCCGTGTCGGCCTGCTCGATCAGACCGATCAGTCGCTCCACGCCCATCGCGAAGCCGACGGCCGGCGTCGAGCGACCGCCGAGCTGTTCGACGAGGCCATCGTAACGCCCACCTGCGCAGACTGTGCCCTGGGCACCGAGCTCATCGGTGATCCATTCGAAGACGGTGCGATTGTAGTAATCGAGACCCCGGACCAGCCGTGGATTGTGCACGTAGGCGATCCCGGCGGCCTCCAATCCGGCGCAGAGCTGTTCGAAATGGCCACGCGACTCGGCGCCCAGGTGGTCGAGCAGACGCGGTGCATCGGCGACGATGGCCTGGGTCTGCGGGTCCTTGGAATCCAGCACGCGCAGGGGATTCGTCGCGAGCCGCTGGCGGCTGTCCTCATCGAGTCGCTCGTGATGCCGCTCCAGATAGGCGAGCAACTCCGCACGGTAGGCATGGCGCTCGCTCGCGTCGCCCAGCGTGTTGATCTCCAGGCGCAAGCCGGAGAGACCAAGCGCCCGCCAGAGCCGGCGGGTCATGAGAATGACCTCCAGGTCGATGTCCGGGCCCGCCAGACCGAAGACCTCGACACCGATCTGGTGGAATTGGCGGTAGCGGCCACGCTGTGGGCGCTCATGGCGGAACATCGGCCCCTGGTACCAGAGTCGCTGCGGTTGGCTCAGCAGGCCGTTCTCGATGGCGGCGCGCACGCAACTCGCGGTGCCCTCCGGGCGCAGGCTCAGACTGTCGCCATTGCGATCCGCAAAACTATACATCTCCTTCTCGACGATGTCGGTGACCTCGCCGATCGAGCGCTTGAAAAGTTCGGTCACCTCGACCAGCGGCGTACGGATCTCGCTGTAACCGTAGGCGGCGAGGATGCGCTTGGCCTGGCTCTCCAGGTGGTGCCAGAGGGGGGTTTGCGCCGGGAGGATGTCGTGCATCCCCCGGATCGCTTGAATTTTCTTCGTCATCGGGATCGGACTGGTCTCGGACAGAACTGAAGCTGTTTCGGGATCGATCGGCTCGCGGGTCAAGGCGCGGCCGTCGGATCCAACGTGAAGCGGGCGACGTTGCCGCGAGCGCGGCTCTCCAGGTCGAAGGGCTCACCGTCGATCATGATCGTCGTAGCTGCGGCATTGCCGATGATGATCGAATAGGGTGGGGTGCCACCGAGAGTACG
This portion of the Thioflavicoccus mobilis 8321 genome encodes:
- the bamB gene encoding outer membrane protein assembly factor BamB, translated to MKTVRRWNRIGAPLLRLTLCLGAVALSGCSALPWLGGDKDPNPPTPLVKFSPQVDLRVLWRRDVGHGTDKRRLYLVPAISGGHVIAADARGLVTAVGADDGRQVWRTDLGVPLSGGPASDGSRVIVGSTNGDLIALSAVDGSQLWRSRADSEILSVPRLIGDLVVVHTLDDNVYGFDATNGEVRWRYRGQTPVLILRGSSSPAIVPSGAIVGLTGGRLVELDLNEGVPLWTTRVTPPTGRSELERITDLDADPVVVGDTVYVGTYNGDLAAIDVASGAILWRRTLSVYSGLAADEDALYVTDADDYVWAADRESGAGRWRQEQLAHRRLSAPALLGDLVLVGDYDGYLHGIARNDGHLAARTRIAKGRITARPLVADGRLYVFADDGTLAALTLGASQPAAPTAATAAVGAPAIAEPGGAQTPPAPPAP
- the der gene encoding ribosome biogenesis GTPase Der, with the translated sequence MLPVIALVGRPNVGKSTLFNRLTRTRDALVADTPGLTRDRQYGIGRLGPVPYVVVDTGGLGGETTDLAERMAGQVERAIAEADHLLFLVDAHDGCVPGDAEIATRLRRLGKSLTLVVNKTDQRDPDLATADFHLLGLGDPVPIAAVQGRGVAALMERVLTGLANDDAVGGAEAADADEDPERIQVAIVGRPNAGKSTLINRLLGEERVVTYDSPGTTRDTVFIPFDRLDGRYTLIDTAGVRRRARVQDTIEKFSVIKTLQAIAACHVVILVVDARAGIGEHDATLAGHILESGRALVVAVNKWDGLDPQARQAVKDDLGRKLAFLDFAAYHFISALHGSGVGLLFDEVDRVYANATRDLSTPELTRLLEAAVQEHQPPLVHGRRIKLRYAHQGGRNPPLIVIHGTQTDAVPASYQRYLVNRFRRELKLQGTPLRIELRSGTNPFAGRRNKLTPHQLKKRRRLREHVARRR
- the hisS gene encoding histidine--tRNA ligase gives rise to the protein MTKKIQAIRGMHDILPAQTPLWHHLESQAKRILAAYGYSEIRTPLVEVTELFKRSIGEVTDIVEKEMYSFADRNGDSLSLRPEGTASCVRAAIENGLLSQPQRLWYQGPMFRHERPQRGRYRQFHQIGVEVFGLAGPDIDLEVILMTRRLWRALGLSGLRLEINTLGDASERHAYRAELLAYLERHHERLDEDSRQRLATNPLRVLDSKDPQTQAIVADAPRLLDHLGAESRGHFEQLCAGLEAAGIAYVHNPRLVRGLDYYNRTVFEWITDELGAQGTVCAGGRYDGLVEQLGGRSTPAVGFAMGVERLIGLIEQADTAPPQTLDAYLVAVGERAQARAPQIAEELRDACPELRLMCHSGGGSFKSQFKKADRSGARYALVLGESELDAGVVGVKPLREGLEQTLVPLSSLADYLVEQGLESD
- a CDS encoding YfgM family protein — encoded protein: MAQYETDEEKVEAIKQWWKENGLAVVGGVVLGLAAVFGWRAWQGYQDTQAQQASATFEQLLALSGSGDADAAEKVTDRLQADFAGTAYDALASLVTARVALGDDDVDRAKQALETAIDEAPDPALATIATLRLARLLVAEQDFTGASERIQGLDANGAFAGEIAALRGDIAAAKGDQEQARTAYREAIAAGASQARLIEIKLANLPNDG